Proteins co-encoded in one Candidatus Cloacimonadota bacterium genomic window:
- a CDS encoding ABC transporter ATP-binding protein: MESLIEINDIKKEYKMGKITVPALNGIDLTIDKNDFVAIMGPSGSGKSTLMHILGCLDSPSSGEYFLSNEEVSKMKKRKLAAIRNKQIGFVFQTFNLLPHLNIQKNVELPLMYAGFGKRKRIRQARKVLDEVGLSDRLKHKPTELSGGQRQRVAIARAIVNNPSIILADEPTGNLDTASGNDILSIFSELHAKGHTLIIVTHDAAVANRANKVIQIVDGLITDGN; encoded by the coding sequence ATGGAAAGTTTGATCGAAATAAACGATATAAAAAAAGAATACAAAATGGGAAAGATCACAGTTCCTGCTTTGAACGGAATTGATCTTACCATTGATAAAAACGATTTTGTAGCGATCATGGGACCTTCCGGTTCCGGTAAATCTACTTTAATGCACATTCTCGGCTGCCTTGATTCTCCCAGTTCCGGGGAATACTTTCTCAGTAATGAAGAAGTCAGCAAAATGAAGAAAAGGAAATTAGCTGCTATTCGTAATAAACAGATCGGATTTGTGTTCCAGACCTTTAACCTTCTCCCCCATTTGAATATTCAGAAAAATGTCGAGCTTCCTTTGATGTATGCAGGTTTCGGGAAAAGGAAACGGATCAGGCAGGCAAGGAAAGTATTGGATGAAGTGGGATTAAGTGACCGGCTTAAACATAAACCGACCGAACTTTCCGGAGGACAGAGACAGAGGGTTGCCATAGCCAGAGCAATTGTAAACAATCCTTCGATCATTCTCGCTGATGAACCGACAGGTAACCTGGATACTGCATCCGGTAATGATATTCTCTCTATATTTTCCGAACTCCATGCAAAGGGTCATACCCTGATCATTGTAACTCATGATGCTGCTGTGGCGAACAGGGCAAATAAAGTGATCCAGATCGTGGACGGATTAATAACAGATGGTAACTAA